Proteins co-encoded in one Patescibacteria group bacterium genomic window:
- a CDS encoding ABC transporter permease produces MKSIYTIKTAVGGLKAHKSRSVLTILGIVIGITAIIVIMAVGQGAENLILDQMRGFGSQIVSVQAGRAPQGVSDIAQMFTDSLKQRDVDALKKIPGVEKVAPGVYDMTTITYGNESKRATVYGSADLIMEILGLSVEQGSFFTEDDIRQNASVVVIGSEIKDDVFGFAEAIGEKIKIKGKTFRIIGVLEPKGQMMGFNLDDMVLVPYSTAQKYLLGISHFNDGITVQAESEEIVPHLVREIEFTLRELHGITDPDKDDFYVMTQADAMESIGMVTSILTALLGSVAAISLIVGGIGIMNIMLVSVTERTREIGLRKALGATEKDIMVQFLLESMILTIIGGIVGITFGATFSFLVAFVLNKTVASGWSFAFPISAVVLGIGVAATVGLIFGLYPARQASQKSPIEALRYE; encoded by the coding sequence ATGAAATCTATATACACCATAAAAACAGCTGTCGGGGGGTTAAAGGCGCATAAATCACGTTCGGTCTTGACGATTTTGGGCATTGTAATTGGTATTACCGCGATTATTGTTATTATGGCAGTGGGACAGGGAGCCGAGAATTTAATCTTAGACCAGATGCGCGGTTTTGGTTCGCAGATAGTAAGTGTTCAAGCTGGCCGAGCGCCCCAGGGCGTTTCTGATATTGCTCAAATGTTTACTGATTCTTTAAAACAACGGGATGTTGATGCTTTGAAAAAGATTCCCGGAGTAGAGAAGGTTGCCCCAGGAGTTTATGACATGACTACTATAACTTATGGCAATGAGAGCAAAAGAGCTACTGTTTATGGTTCAGCTGATTTAATAATGGAGATTTTAGGTCTGTCAGTAGAACAAGGATCATTTTTTACTGAAGATGACATTAGGCAAAATGCGAGCGTGGTTGTAATTGGTTCAGAAATTAAAGATGATGTTTTTGGTTTTGCTGAAGCTATAGGAGAAAAAATTAAAATTAAGGGTAAAACCTTTCGTATAATAGGTGTGCTGGAGCCCAAAGGACAGATGATGGGTTTTAATTTAGATGATATGGTGTTAGTGCCTTATTCAACTGCTCAAAAATATTTATTAGGTATTAGTCATTTTAATGATGGTATTACGGTTCAGGCTGAAAGCGAGGAGATAGTGCCGCATTTAGTTCGGGAAATTGAGTTTACATTAAGAGAGCTGCATGGCATTACAGATCCTGATAAAGATGATTTTTATGTCATGACCCAGGCAGACGCCATGGAAAGTATTGGCATGGTGACTTCAATTTTAACAGCATTATTAGGTTCAGTCGCGGCTATTTCTTTGATTGTCGGCGGAATTGGTATTATGAATATCATGTTGGTGTCTGTAACTGAACGAACGCGAGAAATTGGCTTGCGCAAAGCTCTTGGCGCGACCGAAAAGGACATTATGGTTCAATTTTTGCTTGAGTCAATGATTCTCACGATTATCGGTGGCATTGTTGGCATTACTTTTGGGGCTACATTTTCTTTTCTGGTAGCGTTTGTTTTAAATAAAACTGTAGCTAGCGGTTGGTCATTTGCTTTTCCGATATCAGCTGTAGTTTTAGGCATTGGGGTGGCTGCTACGGTTGGCTTGATTTTTGGACTCTATCCCGCTCGTCAGGCCTCGCAAAAGAGTCCTATTGAGGCTTTGAGGTATGAGTAG
- a CDS encoding Fic family protein — protein sequence MSIQRKNFKLKDLKYKVDKKISQQILDLQKKFDEKFNRDEQKKLAFSEKVDFVYNTTALEGNTYTYAETETLLSGVTIGGHSIKETNEIINQKEAWEFTLNQAFSNSKDITETLIKDIHFRVGKDTVVKPGQYRDGRVKIGGTDYVPPKTKLEIDNLIKIFLIDFANLEKDIFLKAIIIHFVIALIQPFYDGNKRTARLLMNFILLQNNYPLFSVPAKMRKEYVEAMIKGYESLDISGLVELLKGLMIERLEDYGI from the coding sequence ATGTCCATCCAACGCAAAAATTTCAAACTAAAAGATTTAAAGTATAAAGTTGACAAAAAAATAAGTCAGCAAATTTTGGATTTACAAAAAAAATTTGATGAAAAATTTAACAGAGATGAGCAGAAAAAATTAGCATTTTCAGAAAAAGTGGATTTTGTTTATAATACTACGGCCTTAGAAGGCAATACTTATACTTATGCGGAGACCGAAACTTTGCTTTCTGGAGTAACAATCGGTGGACATTCTATAAAAGAGACCAACGAGATTATCAATCAAAAAGAGGCCTGGGAATTTACCTTGAATCAAGCTTTTTCAAATTCAAAGGATATAACAGAAACTTTGATAAAAGATATTCATTTTAGAGTTGGGAAAGACACGGTGGTAAAACCAGGGCAGTATCGGGATGGCCGAGTCAAAATCGGCGGTACTGATTATGTGCCGCCGAAAACAAAATTAGAAATTGATAATTTGATTAAAATTTTTTTGATTGATTTTGCTAATTTAGAAAAAGATATTTTTTTAAAAGCAATTATAATCCATTTTGTGATTGCTTTAATTCAACCATTTTACGATGGCAATAAAAGAACAGCGCGACTGCTGATGAATTTTATTTTGTTACAAAATAATTATCCTTTGTTTTCGGTTCCAGCTAAAATGCGCAAAGAGTATGTTGAGGCCATGATTAAGGGATATGAGAGTTTGGATATTAGTGGTTTAGTTGAGTTGTTGAAAGGGTTGATGATTGAGAGATTGGAGGATTATGGGATTTGA
- the mreC gene encoding rod shape-determining protein MreC translates to MNKLLSKTVISITTVAVLLIFFHSIGWLKPFEALLAKSVGKPQEFVYNIALGFKNIFTGIDFKEENTRLKAELEEHIIDGVALKLLEEENKRLRQELNFLEIRGYAYVLAHIIAREPELDQKIVILNQGSAQGIKKGCPVIITRNDESSFTRPEGFLVGKIIKVSTYKSWVVLLPDNRSAVAAEIQSRKALYGLVKGERGLSLNMDLIPQGTEIIPGDTVITSGLENMIPKGLIIGEAETIESVPGDFFQKAKIKPLVSFDNLNLVTVLIPN, encoded by the coding sequence TTCCATCACTACAGTAGCTGTCCTACTGATTTTTTTTCATTCTATTGGCTGGCTTAAGCCTTTTGAGGCTTTACTTGCGAAATCCGTGGGTAAACCCCAAGAATTTGTATACAATATTGCTTTAGGTTTTAAAAACATATTCACGGGTATTGATTTTAAAGAAGAGAATACCAGATTGAAAGCCGAACTTGAAGAGCATATTATTGATGGCGTGGCTTTAAAACTTTTGGAAGAGGAGAATAAAAGACTTAGGCAAGAATTGAATTTTTTGGAAATTAGGGGGTATGCTTATGTTTTAGCTCATATCATTGCCAGAGAACCGGAACTTGATCAAAAGATAGTAATACTTAATCAAGGCTCTGCTCAAGGCATTAAAAAGGGCTGCCCAGTAATTATTACTCGCAATGATGAAAGTTCTTTCACTCGACCCGAAGGCTTTTTAGTTGGAAAAATTATCAAAGTCAGCACTTATAAATCATGGGTTGTCCTTCTACCTGATAACCGAAGCGCGGTTGCCGCAGAAATCCAAAGCAGAAAGGCATTATACGGATTAGTCAAAGGTGAGCGAGGATTATCATTAAACATGGATCTAATACCCCAGGGCACTGAAATTATTCCGGGTGATACGGTTATAACTTCTGGTTTAGAAAATATGATTCCCAAGGGATTAATTATTGGTGAAGCAGAAACGATTGAATCTGTTCCGGGCGACTTTTTTCAAAAGGCAAAAATTAAACCCCTTGTTTCTTTTGATAATCTGAACCTGGTCACCGTATTAATTCCCAATTAA
- a CDS encoding HD domain-containing protein: MTRDEALQLVHKYVKTDNSVKHMLATEAIMRALARHFGEDSKSSDGVNEEKWGLAGLVHDIDMEEVDYRNEPTKHGPRSIEILKENGLTDEEILNAVLAHNEALGGERGTKIEKAIHSVDPLTGLIVAATLVLPSRKLADVTVENILNRFKEKHFARGANREIIARCEELGLSLKEFCKIGLEAMQGISDELGL, encoded by the coding sequence ATGACTCGTGATGAAGCGTTACAATTAGTTCATAAGTACGTGAAGACCGATAACAGCGTTAAACACATGCTGGCGACCGAAGCTATTATGCGAGCATTGGCACGTCATTTTGGCGAAGACTCCAAGTCATCCGACGGGGTAAACGAAGAAAAATGGGGTTTAGCGGGTTTGGTGCATGATATTGATATGGAAGAGGTAGATTATCGCAATGAGCCGACTAAGCATGGGCCAAGATCAATAGAAATTTTAAAAGAAAATGGACTGACAGATGAGGAAATCTTGAATGCCGTTTTAGCGCATAATGAGGCTTTGGGCGGGGAGCGGGGGACTAAAATTGAAAAAGCCATCCACTCGGTTGACCCCTTGACAGGTTTGATTGTGGCTGCTACACTGGTTTTACCCTCTCGTAAATTAGCTGATGTGACAGTTGAAAATATTTTAAATAGATTTAAAGAAAAACATTTTGCCCGTGGCGCTAATCGGGAGATTATTGCCAGATGTGAGGAGTTGGGATTATCTTTGAAAGAATTCTGTAAGATTGGGTTGGAAGCCATGCAGGGGATATCAGATGAACTTGGGCTATAA
- the mrdA gene encoding penicillin-binding protein 2 — protein sequence MDDPFIIQHQDNVKDARLNQYTAGSDEGNFYSTEKGTFDSLRISISWPRLRMFFIIVMLALSVLVLRVFYLQIIEGNYYRTVAEGNRIRIKPIKAVRGIIYDRQGKILVRNVPNFSLFFIPGDLPREEDELTKILNTISDILESPTLYLRTLLGDVSPYSYEPLLVAENISHSKTLLLEIETSMIPGVFLETRSRREYLFSDSDYGLSHILGYTGKLSPEEYQERKNKGYLLNDYIGKTGIEYNYEFYLRGQDGKKRIEVDFLGKEEKIVSFSPPKDGQSLVLSIDLDLQKKISEILQKQLRQIKKTKGVVIVTEVNSGEILALVSVPSYDNNLFARGISRENYEKLINDESEPLFNRAIAGEYPPGSTIKPVLAAAALEEEIINENTTFISTGGIWLSEWFFPDWKAGGHGRINVTQAIAESVNTFFYYIGGGHEEFKGLGLEKINYWSSLFGFGRDTKIDLPGEGSGFLPTKQWKMDTREEPWYIGDTYHLAIGQGDILVTPIQVANFTAVIANDGTLYRPHLLKNLLHADNETASAVQNEILRTNIAQKKNLEIVRQGMRGAVVYGSSQSLADLPIAVAGKTGTAQVGGEKDPHAWFTGFAPYENPEIAITILIENGGEGSRVAVPIAKEILQYYFGQ from the coding sequence ATGGACGACCCCTTCATCATACAGCACCAAGACAATGTTAAAGACGCTCGTCTTAATCAGTATACTGCTGGGTCAGACGAGGGTAATTTTTATTCTACGGAAAAAGGAACGTTTGATTCGTTAAGGATTTCAATTTCCTGGCCGCGGTTAAGAATGTTTTTTATAATTGTGATGTTAGCGCTCTCGGTCCTGGTGCTGCGAGTTTTTTATCTGCAGATTATTGAAGGTAATTATTATCGAACTGTAGCCGAAGGCAACCGAATTCGCATTAAACCAATAAAAGCGGTCCGGGGAATAATTTATGACAGGCAAGGAAAAATATTGGTAAGAAATGTGCCTAATTTTTCTTTGTTTTTTATACCCGGTGACTTGCCAAGAGAAGAAGATGAGTTAACAAAAATTCTAAATACTATTTCCGATATTTTGGAGTCACCAACCCTATATTTAAGAACTTTACTTGGAGATGTTTCTCCTTATTCATACGAGCCACTTTTAGTAGCTGAAAATATTAGCCATAGTAAAACCCTTTTATTAGAAATCGAAACCTCTATGATCCCCGGGGTGTTTTTAGAGACAAGAAGTCGAAGGGAGTATTTATTCTCCGATTCTGATTATGGTTTATCGCACATCCTGGGATATACAGGTAAATTATCGCCTGAAGAATATCAAGAAAGAAAAAATAAGGGTTATCTTCTTAACGATTATATTGGCAAAACAGGCATTGAATATAATTATGAGTTTTATTTGCGGGGTCAGGATGGAAAAAAGCGGATTGAAGTTGATTTTTTAGGCAAAGAAGAAAAAATTGTTTCTTTTTCACCTCCAAAAGACGGGCAAAGTCTTGTTTTATCAATAGACTTGGATCTACAGAAAAAAATCTCGGAAATTCTCCAAAAACAGCTGCGCCAAATCAAAAAGACTAAGGGAGTGGTAATAGTTACTGAAGTCAATTCTGGTGAAATTTTAGCCCTGGTTTCCGTGCCCAGTTATGACAATAATTTATTTGCCAGGGGTATTTCTAGAGAAAATTATGAAAAATTAATTAATGATGAATCAGAACCATTATTTAATCGGGCCATTGCTGGCGAATATCCTCCAGGCTCTACTATCAAACCAGTCTTAGCAGCCGCGGCTCTAGAGGAAGAGATTATTAATGAAAATACTACCTTTATAAGCACTGGAGGCATCTGGTTAAGCGAGTGGTTTTTTCCTGATTGGAAGGCCGGGGGTCATGGCCGCATTAATGTTACCCAGGCGATTGCTGAATCAGTTAACACTTTTTTTTACTATATCGGCGGCGGGCATGAAGAATTTAAAGGCCTGGGATTAGAAAAAATTAATTATTGGAGCTCGCTGTTTGGTTTTGGTCGGGATACAAAAATCGATTTACCGGGTGAGGGGTCAGGATTTTTACCGACGAAACAATGGAAAATGGATACCCGGGAAGAACCCTGGTATATTGGTGACACCTATCATCTCGCAATCGGCCAAGGCGATATTTTAGTCACTCCGATTCAGGTAGCTAATTTTACTGCCGTGATTGCTAATGATGGGACTCTTTATAGGCCGCATTTACTTAAAAATCTCCTTCATGCAGACAATGAGACGGCGAGTGCTGTCCAAAATGAAATCTTGCGAACAAATATTGCTCAAAAAAAGAATTTAGAAATTGTAAGACAAGGAATGCGGGGGGCAGTTGTCTATGGTTCATCCCAATCTTTGGCTGACCTGCCAATAGCAGTTGCCGGTAAAACCGGCACAGCTCAAGTGGGCGGCGAGAAAGACCCGCATGCCTGGTTTACTGGTTTTGCGCCTTATGAAAATCCCGAAATAGCCATCACAATTTTAATAGAGAATGGGGGAGAGGGCAGTCGGGTAGCGGTGCCGATTGCTAAGGAGATTTTACAATATTATTTTGGACAATGA
- a CDS encoding ABC transporter ATP-binding protein, whose translation MSLIEAKNLEKTYYTDGIATPVLKGVSFSIEPGDFVAIMGPSGSGKSTLLHILGFLSRHSAGEYRFEGKTFDDYSKSEIAHARNKKMGFVFQSFNLLARTTVIDNVKLPLLYSDVPENEWNDMALKLIKTVGLSHRISHLSSQLSGGEQQRVAIARAFVNNPPVIFADEPTGNLDTATGIKIMDILKTFNEKLGHTIILITHELDIAQGTKRIIKLVDGKIASDTKVNHNL comes from the coding sequence ATGTCTCTCATAGAAGCCAAAAATTTAGAAAAAACCTATTATACTGATGGTATCGCTACTCCTGTTCTTAAAGGAGTTTCTTTTTCTATTGAACCAGGAGATTTTGTGGCTATTATGGGCCCTTCGGGCTCTGGTAAATCTACCTTGCTTCATATTTTGGGATTCCTGTCCCGTCATTCAGCAGGTGAATATCGTTTTGAGGGCAAAACTTTCGATGATTACTCTAAATCCGAAATTGCTCACGCTCGGAATAAAAAAATGGGTTTTGTTTTTCAATCTTTTAATCTGCTTGCAAGAACAACGGTCATAGACAATGTAAAATTACCACTCTTATATTCAGATGTGCCAGAAAATGAATGGAATGATATGGCCTTAAAATTAATAAAAACCGTGGGCCTCTCCCACCGCATTAGCCACTTATCATCTCAACTATCTGGCGGGGAGCAGCAGCGCGTTGCTATTGCCCGCGCTTTTGTCAATAATCCACCAGTTATTTTTGCTGATGAACCAACTGGAAATCTTGACACAGCTACTGGAATAAAGATTATGGATATTTTAAAGACATTTAATGAAAAACTAGGTCATACGATTATTTTAATCACTCACGAGTTGGATATTGCTCAAGGCACTAAACGAATTATCAAACTTGTTGATGGTAAAATTGCCAGTGATACAAAAGTTAATCATAATTTATGA
- a CDS encoding efflux RND transporter periplasmic adaptor subunit, whose protein sequence is MKKAIFIILGIIVIIGVSLGGYRYFKRGEKINFDYIITERGELVQEVNITGRIKPAESVDLAFENTGKIANIYVQIGDKVTTSQILIEIDNTDANAQLAQAQAGVDSSQAELIQYQATLEAQQTKLLELIKGTRPEEIQLSETKVINAQKALADAQENLKNTLNKAETELAKAQQTKTDAEINLANITSKSGSDLADLYSKAGDILDDAYAKADDAVKNRTSGIFTAGSNKLSFATTNSQAKSDAESQKPVVENALNELNALVYNLTSDYIDLDEALARVKDYLIIIKDFFSRLDTALSSAADLSQTTLTTYQTNTYTARTNVNTVLSNINVQQNAITTQNQTNQTNIDTAQSQLNTTKAALSLQEAANQSNVSTAQAGITTAQNTLASAQDELSLKKAGSTAEQIAVQRAIIKQAQANTSAQRARIKQAEANLQNYQAQKEKTTIRAPMDGIVTKQDAKVGEIVSASANIISLISEKQFEIEALIPEADTAKVKVNDLAKVTLDAYTNNIIFKAKVIRINPAETMIEGMATYKTILQFADDDERIKSGMTANVDILTNKRENVIAIPGRAVISRNGGKMVQIVRDDDTITEVEVKTGIRGSDGRIEILSGVSEGYKVITFMEEE, encoded by the coding sequence ATGAAAAAGGCTATATTTATTATTTTAGGAATTATAGTTATTATTGGTGTATCTCTTGGGGGTTACCGTTATTTTAAACGTGGAGAAAAAATTAATTTTGATTATATTATTACTGAAAGAGGTGAACTTGTCCAAGAGGTTAATATTACCGGTCGGATAAAGCCAGCCGAAAGCGTTGACCTGGCCTTTGAAAATACCGGAAAAATAGCCAATATTTATGTACAAATAGGTGATAAAGTAACCACGAGTCAAATCTTAATTGAAATAGATAATACTGATGCCAATGCCCAGCTGGCACAAGCTCAAGCCGGGGTGGATAGCTCTCAAGCTGAACTTATTCAATATCAAGCAACTTTGGAAGCCCAGCAAACAAAATTACTCGAACTAATCAAAGGAACAAGGCCCGAAGAAATTCAATTATCAGAAACAAAAGTTATAAATGCACAAAAAGCATTGGCCGACGCCCAAGAAAACCTTAAAAACACTTTAAACAAAGCTGAAACCGAACTAGCCAAGGCCCAGCAAACAAAAACTGATGCCGAGATAAACTTGGCCAACATTACGAGTAAATCTGGAAGTGATTTAGCCGACCTTTACAGCAAAGCAGGAGATATTCTTGATGATGCTTATGCTAAAGCTGATGATGCTGTTAAAAATAGAACAAGTGGAATCTTCACTGCTGGTTCTAATAAATTATCTTTTGCTACAACTAATTCACAAGCAAAGTCTGATGCGGAATCACAAAAGCCAGTGGTTGAAAACGCACTTAATGAACTTAATGCCTTAGTGTATAATCTTACCTCTGATTATATTGACCTAGACGAAGCTCTTGCAAGGGTAAAAGATTATTTAATTATTATAAAAGATTTTTTTTCTCGGTTAGACACCGCTCTTAGCAGCGCCGCTGATTTATCTCAAACAACACTCACTACTTATCAAACAAACACTTACACGGCTCGCACCAATGTTAATACTGTTCTTTCCAATATTAATGTTCAACAAAACGCTATTACAACCCAAAACCAAACGAATCAAACTAATATTGATACGGCTCAGTCTCAACTTAATACAACCAAAGCAGCCCTATCCTTGCAAGAAGCCGCAAACCAAAGTAATGTCTCCACAGCCCAAGCAGGTATTACTACGGCTCAAAATACTTTAGCCAGCGCTCAAGATGAACTCTCACTTAAGAAAGCTGGTTCCACAGCGGAACAAATTGCGGTTCAACGGGCAATTATAAAACAAGCTCAAGCAAACACATCCGCCCAAAGAGCTAGAATAAAACAAGCTGAAGCAAATTTACAAAACTATCAAGCCCAAAAAGAAAAAACAACCATTCGAGCACCTATGGATGGAATCGTAACAAAACAAGATGCTAAAGTTGGCGAAATTGTCTCGGCTTCCGCCAACATTATTTCCCTTATCTCGGAAAAACAATTTGAAATTGAGGCTTTAATACCAGAAGCAGATACTGCTAAAGTTAAAGTCAATGATTTGGCAAAAGTTACTCTTGATGCCTATACTAATAATATTATTTTTAAGGCTAAAGTAATTCGGATTAATCCTGCGGAAACTATGATTGAAGGCATGGCTACTTATAAAACGATATTACAATTTGCGGATGATGATGAACGGATAAAATCCGGCATGACTGCTAATGTTGATATTTTAACTAATAAAAGAGAGAATGTTATTGCTATTCCCGGACGGGCTGTGATTTCCAGAAATGGCGGAAAAATGGTTCAAATAGTTAGAGATGATGATACGATTACAGAAGTAGAGGTAAAAACCGGCATTCGCGGTTCTGATGGTCGGATAGAAATTTTGAGCGGAGTTAGCGAGGGTTATAAAGTAATTACTTTTATGGAAGAAGAGTAA
- the lysS gene encoding lysine--tRNA ligase — MAGEHQMRLKRLEKIKKQGINPYPSQTRKTHQISELNLDFDDLGANKTKVSIAGRIRALRGHGGSTFANIEDESDKFQVYFKKDELGEDKYSLVNLLDVGDFIACSGELFKTKNGEKTLMVQNFEILSKAILPLPEKWHGLSDVEIRYRKRHLDLIANPKVRNIFEKRSLILKTLRNFLENKGFLEVETPVLQPMAGGATAKPFVTHHNALDIDMYLRIAPELYLKRLIVGGFEKIYEVARCFRNEGIDWQHNPEFTQIEFYWAYADYEDLIELTEEMFVELMNKVNGKKMTLEFEKAKIDFTPPYDRLSFREGIKKYAKFDIEEYQDKTKLAKKAKELNVEIKKQDGRGKILDEIYKEYVRKNIHKPTFIIDHPIELSPLAKQKEDNPNYVQRLQLVVPGGLEMCNAFTELNDPLEQAVQFKAQQKLKMAGDEEAQEFDKDYVEAMEHGMPPCAGYGIGIDRLTQILTNSHNIKEVILFPTLRPKYRG; from the coding sequence ATGGCTGGTGAACATCAAATGCGCCTCAAGCGGCTGGAAAAAATTAAAAAGCAGGGGATTAATCCTTATCCCAGCCAAACCCGCAAAACTCACCAAATTAGCGAGTTAAATTTGGATTTTGATGATTTAGGCGCAAACAAGACAAAAGTGAGCATAGCGGGCAGAATTAGAGCTCTCCGAGGCCATGGGGGTTCTACTTTTGCGAATATTGAAGATGAATCTGATAAATTTCAGGTATATTTTAAAAAGGATGAATTAGGCGAGGATAAATACAGTTTGGTTAATCTGTTGGATGTGGGCGACTTTATAGCATGCAGCGGCGAACTGTTTAAAACCAAAAACGGCGAAAAAACCCTAATGGTCCAAAACTTTGAGATTTTAAGTAAAGCGATTTTGCCGTTGCCAGAAAAATGGCATGGCTTAAGCGATGTGGAAATTAGGTATCGCAAACGCCATCTTGATTTAATAGCTAATCCCAAAGTGAGAAACATTTTTGAAAAACGCAGTTTAATTTTAAAAACCTTAAGAAATTTTTTAGAAAATAAAGGATTCCTAGAAGTAGAAACACCTGTGCTTCAACCAATGGCTGGCGGAGCTACTGCTAAGCCTTTTGTCACTCATCACAATGCTCTAGACATTGATATGTATTTACGCATCGCGCCCGAGCTGTATCTTAAACGGCTGATTGTCGGTGGGTTTGAAAAAATTTATGAAGTGGCGCGCTGTTTCCGCAACGAAGGCATTGATTGGCAGCATAATCCGGAATTCACCCAGATTGAATTTTACTGGGCTTATGCTGATTATGAAGATTTGATAGAGCTGACCGAAGAAATGTTTGTAGAGTTGATGAACAAAGTCAACGGCAAAAAAATGACCTTGGAATTTGAAAAAGCGAAAATCGACTTTACGCCTCCTTATGATCGCTTAAGTTTTCGCGAGGGAATCAAAAAATATGCTAAATTTGATATTGAAGAATATCAGGATAAAACCAAGTTGGCCAAGAAAGCTAAAGAACTTAATGTTGAGATTAAAAAACAAGATGGGCGGGGAAAGATTTTGGACGAAATTTATAAAGAATACGTGCGTAAAAATATTCACAAACCAACATTTATAATTGATCATCCAATTGAATTATCGCCCCTAGCTAAACAAAAAGAAGATAATCCAAATTATGTCCAACGTTTACAGTTAGTTGTGCCTGGCGGTTTGGAAATGTGCAATGCTTTTACCGAGCTTAATGACCCCCTTGAACAAGCGGTTCAATTTAAGGCCCAGCAAAAGTTAAAAATGGCTGGTGATGAAGAAGCCCAGGAATTTGATAAAGATTATGTAGAAGCCATGGAACACGGTATGCCGCCTTGCGCTGGATATGGGATTGGCATTGACCGGCTGACGCAAATTTTGACAAATTCGCATAATATCAAAGAGGTGATATTATTTCCGACATTAAGGCCAAAATATAGAGGATAA
- the greA gene encoding transcription elongation factor GreA produces the protein MIEDQTYITKEKLKELKKELDYLKTTKRREIANRIREAKELGDLSENAEYADAKDEQGWTEGRILKIEDILRRAVLIESNHKNHSAIINVGSKIKVKVSDSEKNFEITGSQEADPPNGKISNESPLGKAFLGKKAGDEVEVEVPKGVIKYKIIAIS, from the coding sequence ATGATTGAAGATCAAACTTATATTACCAAAGAAAAATTAAAAGAATTAAAAAAAGAACTTGACTATTTGAAAACTACTAAAAGACGGGAGATTGCTAATCGAATTCGAGAGGCTAAAGAACTTGGCGACTTGAGTGAGAATGCTGAATACGCTGATGCTAAAGATGAACAGGGCTGGACCGAGGGGAGAATTCTAAAAATTGAAGACATTTTGCGAAGAGCGGTTTTGATTGAGAGTAATCATAAAAATCACTCCGCAATAATCAATGTGGGTTCAAAAATAAAAGTTAAAGTTTCTGACTCGGAAAAAAATTTTGAGATTACTGGTTCCCAGGAAGCCGACCCCCCAAATGGCAAAATTTCCAATGAATCACCCCTAGGTAAAGCTTTTCTTGGTAAAAAAGCGGGCGATGAGGTGGAAGTTGAAGTGCCAAAAGGAGTGATAAAATATAAGATTATTGCGATTAGTTGA
- a CDS encoding ribbon-helix-helix domain-containing protein: MAIVNFSIPTTLEKRVGQTIREKGFSSKAEFFRYAAIYFIDVVDDSAISEDERIKYLSDAITREVIKKFHNKKIPPVEEQLADI, translated from the coding sequence ATGGCTATTGTAAATTTTTCTATTCCAACTACCCTTGAAAAGAGGGTTGGGCAAACTATAAGGGAAAAGGGTTTCAGCAGTAAAGCCGAATTTTTTCGTTATGCGGCAATTTATTTTATTGATGTTGTAGATGATTCAGCTATATCCGAAGACGAACGCATTAAATATCTAAGCGATGCCATTACTCGAGAAGTTATAAAAAAATTTCACAATAAAAAAATTCCTCCTGTGGAGGAACAACTAGCAGATATATAA